In Runella sp. SP2, the genomic window GGCTTTGATAAACGTTATTCCAAACGTCATACGCGATGTGTACGAAGGGCTAACAAAACGTATAGGACATGAAAAGATAGAGATACTAAGAGGGGAAGACGTTTTGTACAGTTCACGACTTCAAGACTTTGTTAATATAAATGCCAACACCACCCTAAATAAAAGTCACGAAGCGAAAATGATAAGCGTTGATAGTGGTACAAGTGAGATACTTGTAACTATCCCAAGCGACCTAAATAATACTATTTTCCCAGTAGGCACACGTATATCATTAATCCAAATAGGAGATTTCCCAGTCACAGTCGTAACCGACGCGCCAAGTGATGTTATTATAAGAACATCGAAGGGCAACGCGACGACCGCGCGTAAATACAGTATTTTGCACTTAGTAAAGCGGTATCCTTCCGAGTGGTATGTATGGGGGGAAACGATAAACACGCTAAGAGTAAACACAAAATTTGATAACTATACCCTCACTGCCAACGATGTTGACGGACTGGTAGAAATTAACAAGGCTAGTGCTGTTAATTGTATCGTTCCTGTGCAACCTGCCATCAACCCCATGCCTATCGGAAGCATGATATTAGTTGCTCAGTTGGGAGACGGCCAAATAACTTTTTCAGGGCAAGCAGGGGTTACGTTTGTTGATAGTAGTGCAATGAAAACCGCTAAAAAAGGCACGGTTGTTTCACTCATACACCGCGCTCTAAATGTTTGGTACATAAACGGAAACACAACCTCGTAAAACTATGATGACAGCAATAGCGGGGGTTTTAGGCTCACGAAAAGCAGGTTTTCTTTTAGACTCAATTGTACCTACTGGGCAGACGTTTTCGGCGTACATGACTAGCTTAGGACTGGTGGGGGCTTGGAGTCCTTCACGAAAACTAACAAGCACTTATACGGGAGACATTATACAATTGAGACGTTCAAGTGATTCGGCTTCTTTGTATTATAATGCTGGTACAGGTGAGGGCGTCAATTCCGCTCAAATTATTACAGATATTGGAAGTAACAGCGCGTTTTTCGCAGGGTTATACGACCAGTCGGGAGGTGGACGACACTTGACGCAGGCCACGGCAGCCAATCAACTACAAGCCGTTAACGCTGGTGTCTTACAAACAATTAACGGTAAGGTTTGCCTCAAAGGTACAGGGTCTGGAACAATAAAAGGGCAACATAATTTTGCATTCTCAAATACTTGTACATTTATTATTGCCTGTGAAGTAGGGGTTGCACAAGGTATATCTGGACGCTATGTGTCTTGCAATGCAAATGGCGGGTCAGATACAACTACGAATGGTTTCCTTCTGTATGAAACGAATACCAATAATACAGTTGGAACAGTCTATAATAGCATCCCTGCAACAGTGACAACTAGCGGGATGGCTATTGTAAGAGTAAAAAGAAATGGGAATACAATCAGCGTAGTAGTTAATGGCGCGGGTGGTGTGACTACAACGACCAATGGATTGACAAATTTCTCACTTCAAAATCTTGCCCTACTCTCTGAAAATGGAATTGGGAATTATTTAAACAAGCGAATGGGAGACGTTCTATTTTTCAATACGGCAATCCCTGACGCGGACTGTGTAACCCTCGAACGAAATATGGGCGCTTGGCATGGCATTACCGTAGCGTAAATTCAAAAAACTTTTATGAAAAATCCAATAAAAAAGGCGTCAAAGTGGGTACGTAAAAACCCGCTTTTAGTTGGGGTAATTGTCATTTCGGTGATAGTGTTGGTTTGGGTTGTGTACCTGTACCGCCAACGCACTACCACCACGGCCACGGCAAAAACGGCAAGCCCCGCAAAGTATCGCATACCAGCGGTAAAAAGAGTTTTTGACCCAACGACGGTGTATAAAATGCTTTTGCTAACCGATACGGACTTTTGGGCTAACCGATTGAGCGTTATTAAAGCCGCTGGATTTGACACAGTACCTTTAATTGTCAACGTGGGTGAAACCTACAATGAAGGGTTTGGTAAATACATTGAGTACGCAAACGTGGCGATGGATAAAGGCTTAAACCTCGTTTTGATTCCGTCTTTAGTGTTCTACGGCAAAGACCTAAATAGCGTCTTCACTCAAGAAGAAATGATGCAGGATAGAAACGGGAGCCGACTTTTTGCAAGCCGCTACCAAATGTCTTTCAGTTCTTCCAAGTGGCAAAATGTTTACGATTGGTACAAGGGCTTTAAAAATGCCTTTCAACCTTTCTACGATGCTGGCTATGTGGTTGCGTGTTTTCCATCAACTACGGTGCATGAAGAATTTGGTTATCGCTTCGAGTGGGGCGGGGACTATTCCAGCCTAGAAACGACCAAAAGCGGCGGGGTTAATTTGTCAGGCGGATTGCCTTACCAACGTTTTAAGGTTCAGCAACTAAGAGAAAAATTGCACGCTATTTGCAACGTGATGACGGGTTGGCGTATGGGCTTGCACTGTGGAAACTTCTTTATCAATGTCCACCGAGAAACTGGAACGTATGACTACAATACAATAGCCGACCATCCTTCTATTAAGTTCTTGAAGAACAACACCCGCGTAATTGACTCCAAAGAGTTTGACGCGGCGCTTCAATACGACTGGAAAATGAGAAAGCCCGGTTATTACTGTACCGAGTGGACAAACGCAGACGGTGCTACTGTCGAGAGTTTGACAGTTCACCACCGTTACAGCATCAATCAGGGGGCTAACCTTCTATCTTTTGCCTTTCACGTACCCGACGCAAACGGTGGCGGTGCTGGCTGGAATATGGCAAAGCAAGTACGTCAAAATCTTATTGATTCGGGGGACTGGAATAAACCAGTACAAAGCCCCCAACGTTCGGGGCTGTTTACTTACTCATTAGAAAGAATCTACAGTGAAGGCGGCTATGAGCAAAGTATCAGAAACGAATTTGAAAGCCTGATAAGCGGCGGGGTACTCCCTAACGTTCGATGTTCAGGATAGCGGTTTGACTGACTCATAAAAACCCCGTCACATTGGCGGGGTTTTTCTATGCTCCTAAAATCGCTTTGGCCGAAAGTGTATAATCCATACTATTTTAAACTGTGAAATCATAGCAGATATAAGAGCCTGGACACTCACATATTTTACAGAAATGTGATTGATCTCAGATTTGTAACGCTTGCAAATTCACAATCTAAAAGGTAAATTTGTGACACCTCGAGGATAAATAAACGGCGCCCAATCACAATGTTAGTACTATCTTTATTTAGTGGGATTGACCTTTTAGGAAAGGGCTTTCAACAAAACGGCTTTTGTGTTGTCAGTGCGGGGGACATTATTCTAGGTCAAGACATAAGAAACTTTCATTCAGTTTCAGGAAAATTTGACGGAGTAATTGGCGGCTCACCATGTCAAGACTTTTCACGAGCAAGACGAACCGAACCTACTGGCTACGGTTTAGAAATGTTGGCCGAATTTCAACGCGTTGTCCATGAATCACAACCTAAGTTTTTTCTAC contains:
- a CDS encoding arabinofuranosidase catalytic domain-containing protein, producing MMTAIAGVLGSRKAGFLLDSIVPTGQTFSAYMTSLGLVGAWSPSRKLTSTYTGDIIQLRRSSDSASLYYNAGTGEGVNSAQIITDIGSNSAFFAGLYDQSGGGRHLTQATAANQLQAVNAGVLQTINGKVCLKGTGSGTIKGQHNFAFSNTCTFIIACEVGVAQGISGRYVSCNANGGSDTTTNGFLLYETNTNNTVGTVYNSIPATVTTSGMAIVRVKRNGNTISVVVNGAGGVTTTTNGLTNFSLQNLALLSENGIGNYLNKRMGDVLFFNTAIPDADCVTLERNMGAWHGITVA